A segment of the Echinicola strongylocentroti genome:
CTTTGACGAAAAAATTGATAAAGCGATACATTCATGAGCATGAGGCCCATCGAATAGACAAAGTCTTCGATCGGGATAGTGAAAATGCGAATGGACAAGTTTTCCATATTATTATACATCACCACAGGTTCAGGGGTAAATGCACCTGTCAAGGCACCATTCACCACCAAAAAAGGGATCAGGTGTACTAAATAAAAAAGGTAAAACCTACCTAAGATAGCTGACCGAAACACTATATAATGTACGGCCAACAAACCAGCCACAAAGGCAAAATTGACTGCTGTGTACCACTTTTGCCAATTCATGGCCGACAAGCCAAATAAAAATACCATCAGCAAAAAAGTGATCGGCTTGGCATAAGGAACCCCTGTATCATCATCAAGGTAATATTGGAGTACCTCATAAATGAAGATACAGGAAAAAGGCACGGTGATAAAAAACAGGTATTCCTCCAAGGGCAAATTTCCCAAATAAATTCCTGAAAGGTAGCGGTCATTAAAGCCCCAGACGCTCATATCCGTAAACCAGTGATCCCAAACTAAAAACACCACAGCGGTGATGGCCATTGAAGGGAATAAAAATGGCCATTTTTTATAATAACACACCTTCCGCTCAAAAGACCAAAGCACCGGAAACAGCACAGTGGCGATATTAATGGCCAAATACAGATAGCGCTCCATACGATCAATTATTCAAACCCCAGTTTATTGCCGAAGTACATTCCCATGAGCAGTGACAGTTTTTTAATGTTCGGTATCCTCACCCTTTTGGCCGTGATGGTGGACGGGCTGAGCCGTTTTATCTTGCCAAAGAGGTTCAGGTAATACAAATAAGCAATTTTTACTCCTAGCTTGGCGCCAGATGGCAATTGTTTAATCCCTTTGTATGCTTCATCAAAGTCCTGCTGGATATCTTGTTCAATGGCCATTTTGGTCCGTTGATCAAAGGTAAGATAATCTACCCCGGGAAAATATACCCGGCCCCTTTCTTCATAGTCGCTTTTAATATCCCGGAGGAAGTTTACTTTTTGGAATGCCGATCCCAATTTACATGCAGGTGCTTTCAGCTTTTCGTAGGCCCTCTTGTCTCCATTACAAAATACCTTTAGACACATCAGACCGACCACTTCGGCAGATCCATAGATGTATTCCTTGTACTTGGCATCACTGTAAGTACTAACATCCAAGTCCATTGCCATGCTGTCCAAAAACGCATCGATCAGGTCCAAGGTGATGTCATATTCATGAACCACCATTTGGAATGCATGCAAAACGGGATTCAGTGAAAACTGGAGATCCATGGCCTCGTAGGTATCCTTCCTGAACTTATCAAGTAGGTATTTTTTATCCTGATGATGAAAGGTATCCACGATCTCATCAGCAAAGCGCACAAAACCATAAATACCATAAATGGGTTGATGCAGGGCTGCATCCATGGTTCGAATACCCAAACTAAAAGAAGTACTATAGCGCTGGGTAATCAGCTTACTGCATTCCTTCGTGGTTTGATGATATAATTTAAGTGCATCCATAAGTCAGTGTTGAAGTGATGTAGATAGGTACTCCTTGGTTACTTCTCCGGCCACTACCTGCCCAGAAATCAGGGATGGTGGTACACCAGGCCCCGGCACTGTCAGTTGTCCCGTATAAAAAAGGTTGCTCAGCTTCTTATTGCGTAATCTAGGCTTGAGCATGGCGGTTTGCCCCAATGTATTGGCCAAACCATAAGCATTTCCCTTGAAGGCATTGTAATCTTTAATAAAGTCCTGATGGGCATACGAGCGCCGATAGCATACCTTGCCACGGATATCTTGACCTGTATATTTCTCCAAACGATCCATGACCAGGTCAAAATATGCCTCGCGTCTTTTGTTCGTATCCTCTAAGCCTGGAGCCAATGGGATTAGGATAAATAAATTTTCTTTGCCCTCTGGCGCTACCGAGGAATCAGTTTTGGAAGGACAGCATACATAAAACAGGGGTTTTTCAGGCCAGTCAGGCTGATCATAAATGGCCTTGGCATGAGGAGCCAATGGCTCATCAAAGAACAAATTATGATGGCTTAGGCCATTTACTTTACCTTCTACCCCAAGGTAAAAGATGAGAGTGGATGGCGCCAATGTCCGTTTTTCCCAATAATCAGAAGAGTAATTGCGGGATCCATGAGGCAAAAGCATGGTCTCCACATGATGATAATCTGCTCCTGCCACCACCACGTCGGCAGAGATTGTACGCCCATCCTGTAATGTTACTCCAGTTGCTTTTCCATTATCTGTATTGATATGGGATACCGCTGCATTGAACTTAAACTGTACGCCTTGCTCTTCGGCAAGACTTACCATAGCCTTAATGATCTCATGCATGCCGCCCATGGGGTACCAAGTCCCGAGCACCAGGTCGGCATAATTCATCATACTGTACAGCGCCGGGATTTTCTCGGCAGTCTGCCCTAGAAATAACACCGGAAACTCCATGATTCGAATCAATTTTTCATTGCTGAAAAAACTGCGTACATGCTTTTTCATGGATTGAAACAAGTCCAATTTGATGAGGTCACTAAAGACACCAGGTTGGACAAATTCCCAAATAGACTGACACGGCTTATATACCCAATCTTGGATACCTACTTGATATTTTCGGGCCGCCTGTTGTAAAAACTGATCCAGTCGGGCTCCTGCACCAGGTTCGAGTGATTCAAAAAGTGCCCGAAGCGCCGACGGATCGGCTGGCATCAATAGTTCTTCTTCTGGCCCAAAGATGACTTTATAGGAAGGATCCAACCGAACCAAGTCATAATAGTCACTAGGTTGCTTACCAAACTTGGCAAAATAGTTTTCGAAAATATCAGGCATCCAATACCAACTTGGCCCCATATCAAAGGTGAAGCCTTCAGCTGTAAATTTCCTTGCCCTACCACCTGCACTGTCGTTTTTTTCCAAAACAGTAACATGAAAACCTTGATGTGCAAGGGTAGTGGCAGCCGCAATCCCTGCAAATCCAGCCCCTATAACAATGACCTCTTTTCTTTCCATGTTAATTGGTCTTATAAACTTTTAAATCGCCCTTTAACGTTTTCCTCGCTAGGTGGATCCTGTTTTTGACCGTACCAATGGGCAAATTCAGTTCATCGGCTATTTCTTGGTACTTAAAGCCTTTAAAATACATCATGAACGGTACCTTATAAGCTGAGTTAAGCGCTCCTATACATTTATAAATATCATCAAGGGCAAATTTGCTATGCGCCTTGTTTTCAATGGAAAAATCTCCCGAATTGATATAGTGAAGATTGTCTGTGGTGTCCACAAAGGTTCCCCGCCTCAACATCCGTTGATACCTGGTAAAAAAGGTGTTTTTCATGATCGTATATAGCCAAGCACGCAGGTTGGTCCCATCCGAAAACTTATCCCGGTTCGTATATGCCTTTAGCATCGTCTCCTGAACCAAATCATTGGCATCATCCATGTCTTTGGTCAGTCGCATAGCAAAGGGTCTCAAGGACTTGGAATGCTCGTTTAGCGAATAGCTGAATTCTACATTAGTCATAACACCGATTTTTTTGTTTAATCAAAACTATTAATTATTAAACAAAATAACAATTATTGTTTAATCTTTTATTATTTTAATTAAACAAAAAAGATAATTATCGATACAAAAATCTACGCTAAGGGAAAAAGAAACTGAACTAGAGAGAGGCTAATCATTAAACACGGTATATGCAGTTTCAGCTCGTAATACCTGTGCGTGGTGTAGATAGGCTAATGCATATTCAGGGTTCAATGCCTACTTCTAGCCATACCAAATTCCACAATATAAAAGCCTCCTGAGGTGAGATGGAATCAATGCCGCTTAGTTAAAAAATAGGACACTATATGGAATAACGATGGTAATCTATCCCGAAAAAACCAATAGGGAATAAATTTCAAGAAAGTGTGTCGAAATTTATTCCCCCAGAAATATTGCTTGATCCCTGATATCAATGTTATTCACAAATAGCCTAGGGAGATTACAAATCCCCCTTATTCCGGTTCGGGATTTCAAATCCCGAACAGCTAAGTTTATGTATTTATGGCAACAGGTGTCCCCATAACAGCTTAGACCAACGGCTATGGGCTGCTAGACAGGTTTGAAAGAAACTTGCTGTCCTTCTCCTCATCTAAACCGTATGGCATTCGGATCAAATCAGGTATTCGGAGGTGATGGCAAGAAAAGCCGCAAACAGGCTGACCAGCAACCTGGTAAGGTGAAACTTGTGATGAGGGCTGCTTTCAAAGAAAATGGTGGTAGAAATATGCAAAAAGCCACCAGCGACCAAGCCAAAAAGCACATCCATCACTTCCGCCGCTAGCAACTGGTGCGAAAAGGCTACGCTGGAGATGAGCATACCCAGCGGAGATGCCAAAGCGAAAATAACCAGTAAAAACAGCACCGTGCTTCGCTTCAAACTATTGGAGAGTACTGCCACCAAGGCAAAAGCAGCAGGAGCCTTGTGCATGATAATCCCAAAAAGCAAGGTCTCCGTGCCATGATGATGGCCGCTAAGAGAGGGCTGTTGGCTCAGCAGTGTACCTTCTAGCAAAGCATGCAAAGACAGCCCTATCATCACCATCCAAACGGTATTTTTGCCATGATGCTGGTCATGAATGTGACCGTGCTCAATTCCAGATGACAAAAACTCCAATACTTGCTGGAGCAAAAAGCCAATCAAAACGTAAAGTCCCATATAATACGCCGAGTCAGGGTTAGCAAATAACTCTGGCAGTATGTGCAAGACAGTAATCGAGAAAAGGTAAGAACCGGCAAAGACCAAGATCAGCTTAAAGTTTTTTTCCTTCCAGCTGGGCATGACCACCGCCAAGAGTCCTGACAGTAATGCTGATAAAAAAAGTACCAGGATTTTTATGACCATGCTTATTCTTTTTCGCCTTTTATATAAGAAACATACGGTTTCAGTTTATCACTCACGAATGTATGCACCCCCAAGCTATCACTATAAATCAGGAAGGCATCAATATTGTCCTGTGAATCCTGAAGATCGATGGCTTTTTCAGTGCCCATTACCATCATCGCTGTAGCAATAGCATCTGCCGTCATGCAGTCCTCCGCCAGCACAGTAGCACTGAGCAAGGTATGATTGACAGGGTTACCGGTTTTGGGGTTAATGGTGTGTGAATACCTTACGCTGTCCTTGTAGTAAAAATTGCGGTAATTACCAGAGGTAGCCATCCCCTTGTTATCAAGCCCTATAATGCTGAAAATATCCCTTGAACTTACGTCCTCACTTGGCTGATTCACTCCCACCTTCCACAATTCTCCATTTTCATTGGTGCCACGGGCCACCAATTCACCGCCGATTTCCACTAACATATCCTCAATACCTTGGTCTTCCAAGTAGCCGGCCACTACATCCACACCATACCCTTTGGCGATAGCACTGAAGTCCAAGTATACTTCCGGCTGGGTTTTCCACACTTTTTCGGTGTCAAAATTGATTTTCTCAAAACCTACAAATCTCAAAAGTTGAAACACATCTACACTGTCCTTAAGCTGTGCACCATCAGGGCCAAAGCCCCACGCATTGACCAAGGGTCCTACAGTAGGATCAAATGCTCCATCTGTCCGTTTATATACGTCATAACTCGTCTTCAGGATGGTGGGAAGATAAACCGACTCAAACGCCAAGGTATCTCCTTGGTTAAACCTGCTCAGCTCGGAACTGGGGATGTAGGTGGACAATGACGCATTAAACACTTCCAGCAGTGAATCGACAGAAGGTTTAAAGTCCCTGCTGAGCTCATCCATGTACACAATTCTATAGCTAGTGCCCATGGTTTTGCCGGTGATGGTGGTCTTTCCGTCTTTTTCTGGCTCAGGTGGCGGTGGCGCTTGTTGGTTTTGTCTGTAGAGATAAACTAAGAACACCACCAATAGCAGAATGATGGAGTAGATGATGTTTTTTCTGGCGTTTTTGTGCATGTACGGACGGTGTATTTTCCGCAAAGTTACGCTATATTTTAATATGGAAAAAGCGTAGTTTGATTGCCGGAATAATGACGTACCGTTTCCTTGGCCAAAACAGCTACTCCTTTTCCAAAAACAGTTTTTCACGGGATGCCCGAAAAGATATTGGCTATCCTTCTTACCTGTCATCTTCAACCCGGAATATGCATTAGCCTATCTACGCCACGGCGCACAGGTATTGCGGTATGAACCTACTTCAAAATCAGTCGCTTCGCTGCTGTTTTCGATTTCACCATAGCGGTGCTATGCCTCAATCTCCAAACAGCCTGATTTTCTTGCAGTTTCAAACCTCATCACGATTCCTAATGCATAAACCGGGTTCAAAGCTTGGAACATTTCCTATATTTGTAACTCAGGAATGCAGCAATATGAGAGAAGATTATCTAAATGGCGATGATGAGCACATGAACCAGACGGACAAGGACTTTGAAAAAGCCTTACGCCCGCTGAGCTTTGATGACTTTACAGGCCAACAAAAAATACTGGACAATGTCCAGGTCTTTGTAAAGGCAGCCAAAAAAAGAGGCGAACCTTTGGATCATGTACTTTTACATGGCCCTCCTGGTCTGGGCAAAACCACCCTAAGCCATATTATTGCCAACGAACTCGAATCAAGTTTGAAGATCACCTCAGGACCGGTCTTGGACAAGCCGTCTGATCTTGCAGGCCTCCTGACCAACCTCGAAGAGGGAGATGTGCTTTTTATAGATGAGATCCACCGCCTCAATGCGGTAGTAGAGGAGTACCTTTATTCTGCCATGGAGGATTTCAGAATTGATATCATGCTGGACTCTGGCCCCAATGCACGGTCTGTTCAGATCACCCTGAACCCCTTTACCCTCATCGGTGCCACTACCAGGTCAGGCCTGCTCACTTCTCCGCTCCGTGCCCGATTCGGCATCAATGCTCGATTGGAGTATTACGATGCCAAACTTCTGACTACCATAGTCACACGGTCAGCTAACATCCTCAAGACGCCTATAGATGAAATAGCGGCATTTGAGATAGCCCGAAGGAGCCGTGGCACACCGAGGATCGCCAATACCCTACTGAGGAGGACCCGGGATTTTGCCGATATCAAGGGTGATGGTACCATCACCTTGGAGATCGCAAAAATAGCTTTGGATGCCTTGGACGTGGATGAAAACGGTCTTGATGAAATGGACAATCGGATTCTTACCACTATCATCGAAAAGTTTAAGGGGGGACCAGTGGGTATCTCCACTATTGCCACCGCCTGTAGTGAAGAAGGAGAGACCATTGAAGAGGTCTACGAGCCGTTTTTGATTCAGGAAGGTTATTTAAAAAGGACCTCCAGAGGACGAATCGCCACGGAACTGGCCTATAAACACCTGAATATCCGACCTCATTTTGGTGGCCAAAGTGGCCAACTTTTTGAAGGTTAATCCCTAAGTTGCCCGTTTGAAGAAATGGGCCAAATGAAGTCAAGGTAATCTCAGCTATGATGCAGGAGGACAACAACGCAGCAACGATCAAGCAACTTGCCCAGGAGTTGGGGTTTGAATTTTGCGGCATTGCGGAAGCAGGGTTCTTGGAAGAGGAAGCCCCAAGACTGGAGGCTTGGCTCAACCGAAACTATCATGGTGAGATGGCTTACATGGCCAACCACTTTGACAAAAGGCTCGATCCTACCAAGCTCGTCGATGGAGCCAAAACCGTGGTGAGCTTGGTGTATAATTATTACCCTGAAAAAAAGCTCCCTGAGGGAGATAAAGAGCTCAAAATTGCCAAATATGCCTACGGCAAGGATTACCATTTTGTGATCAAAGACAAGCTTAAGTCCTTTTTGAACCGTCTAAAAGAAGAAATTGGCGATGTGGGAGGAAGGGCTTTTGTAGATTCTGCGCCAGTGATGGAACGACAATGGGCCCAAAAATCCGGCCTGGGATGGCAAGGAAAAAACAGCCTCCTGCTCAATCGCAAAATGGGCAGTTTTTTCTTTTTGGCAGAGCTCATCATTGACCTCAAAGCCACTCCCGACAACCCGGTGACCAAGGATTATTGCGGTAGCTGTACCCGCTGCATAGATGCATGTCCTACGGACGCCATCGTCCAGCCAGGGGTGGTAGATGGAAGCCGATGTATTTCCTATTTCACCATTGAGCTAAAGGAGGAGTTGCCCACTTCGATGAAAGGCAAATTTGAAAACTGGATGTTTGGTTGCGATATCTGTCAGGATGTCTGCCCGTGGAACCGCTTTTCGCAGCCTCACCAAGAACCAGAATTCCTGCCCCATCCGGAGCTTGAAGAAATGACCCGGCGGGACTGGGAGGAGATCACCCAAGAAACTTTCAGTAAGGTATTCCAAAAATCAGCGGTCAAAAGAACCAAGCTAAAAGGCCTCCAACGAAACATCCGCTTTCTTAATGATGACAACACATAAGCAGGGTTTACCGGATCAAGCGCTATTTCTGGGGGAATGTATCCAAAAACATTGCCCTCACGCAAGCTGAAAGCCTAGTTCAACCCGGAATATGCATTAGCCTATCTGTTGCGATTCCTAACGCATAATCAGGGTTCAATGCCGTTTAGTTAAGGGTATGTCCTCCTTTTCATGTACCTAAAAGTCCTTTTTTTGATTGGCTTTGGCTGGGGAAACCTGATCATCTTGGTGGATTTTATCCTTTTCCTTTTTTCCATTGATGAAAAAAGAAAGAAAAAAATCTAGGCCGGTGGTATGCCTTTTAAAATGGAACATGGATTTACCCTGCGACCGAGATCCGTCACCCATTTTAATTTCCACCCGATGGCTACGACCTAAAAGTGAGTGGGTCTCGCTGTTCCACGACGCGAGCCAACTCCCTTTCTTAACGGCCTCCACCATCGGCTGGAAAACAGGCATACCAAGGGCCGTAATAAGGAAGCGATACCTTTTTTGGATCAGGGGGGCTTATAGTTCTCGCTCAACTTGGTTACTTAAGAAAATATACCACTACATGGAATAATGATGATAATTTATCCATAAGAAACTTATTAATCGGATCCGCCTTGCAGGTATTGGGCGTTAAGAAATTAAATAGCGGGTGGGCAAAAAGGCAGGCTTGTTTGACGAAATGCTGCCCTAAAAGAATGTTGGCAGCTAAAAAGGAGGAGTTTGCCTGCATGAGGGCAGGTTTTAATTTTAGGCCAATAGATGCACAGCGGCGGGGTTTTTTGGTTACTTTTTTGACCTGAAGCAAAAAAGTAACAAAGGTAAAGGGATGAAAAACACCTAGGAATTTAGCTAGAAAAATAGCTGCCCAAGGGAAAAATATAGAACCCATATTTTCCAGATTCACACTAACTAAACGGCATTGATTCCGGGTTCAACACCTGCATCTTACCAAACCAACTTCCACGATATAAAAGCCTATCTATTGCGATCTGAAATTGCTTCAAAATCAATGAATCAATTGGCGTCAATAATGTCCTGTGAGATGATCTTATAAATCTCTGCTATTTGATCATTATAGTTCAGGAACTGGTGATGCATGTCCAACACATTCAGGTCCCCTCGAACTGCGGGGCCCGTTTGGGCGGCTTTGGCACCTATTTCCAGGGTTTTACTGATTTGTTCTATAATAAGCGGCTGCAACATATCAAAGTCCAATCCCTGTCTTCGCATCACTTCTTCCGCTATTCTGATCATGTGATTGGTAAAATTACTTGCAAACACCGCTGCTATATGCAGGGCCTTCCGATCCTTGGACTTCACCACATAACAATTGGGGGAGAGGCTCTTGGCGAGTTTTTTGAGGCATAGAAGTGTGGCCTGATCGTCTGACTCCAATAGAAAGGGCACTTCGTCCATTTCTATCTGCCGAGACTTGCTAAAACTCTGCAAAGGATAAAATATCCCTGTATAGCTGGCCGAACTGTAATTTAGCACATCCAAGGGCATGCTGCCAGAGGTGTGCACAAGGATGCTGTTTTCCGGCAAAATAATGGCATCGGCAATCTGGCTGATGGCCGCATCGGCAACGGCTATGATATAGACCCTTGCTTGGCTTTCAGAAAAATCAAGGTCCGTTTTGACTTCGGCAGTATAAAGCTGATTGACAATTTTTTCGGCTCTATGAAAGTCCCTACTATAAATCTCCGTGACGGTATGACCTGCATTTTCCAGCGCTGGCGCCAAATGCCAAGCGACATTGCCGGTACCAATCACTGCTATTTTGTATTTTCCCATAGGGCTCAACGTTGTTTTTGTTGGTTCCTAAATTACAGGTTTAACCCGGATTATGCGTTAGGAATCGTAGTGAGAGCTGAAAGTGCAAGAAAATCAGTTAGTTTGGAGGTATTAGCGTAGCACCGCTACGGTTATGCCGAAAACTAAAGTGAAATGGCTGATTTTGAAGCAGTTTCAGGTCGCAACAGATAGGCTAATGCATATTCCGGGTTTAACCCAAACCATAAAAAAGCCCGCTCCTTAATTTGGAAGCGGGCGGCTAATATTTATTTACTCGAGACCCTTGTCCCGCATTTTTACGAATTCATCATAGCGCCTGTAAATCGCTACTGCAAACCCCATCAACATGACGATGGTACCCATCCATAGCACATTGATATAGGGTTTTACGAGTGCTTTCATCACCACATAATCTTTCTGATGACTATTCACCGTAAAAATAAACTGGTTACTTTCAGGGCTGATATTATCCACTTGGACTTTGATGCCCAAGTCATGGTTGGTCACCGGTATTCTTCCTACTTGATTTCCCCGGATCAGGAAAATGGGCTCTAGACGGATTTGTCTGTCATGGTCCTGAACGACCAAGTTCGCTTTTACGGCGACATCACCTTCTTTTAGCTCCACCCCATCTACATTTTCCACGACTTCTCCACCTTCAAAAGTGGTCACATAATCACCTAAGTGAAACTGCTCTCCCGGAGTAGCTTTGTACTCTTTGTCCTCGCCCCACTCAGGGTCGTCATAACTATTGATAGCAGAAATGTGTGTATAAAGATCCTTGTTCAGGTAATGTTTGGAATCAGGTGAAGAGATCAACCCCATAGTGGGATTGGGCTGTGACATCGGAAACAGCGTAAACTGCAGCTGCTGATCTTGATAATACTCGATTTCGAAATAGCTGTTTTCTTCCAAAACAATATCTACTTCATCACCTTTTTTGTGGTAAGTTTCCTCATCTATGACAATATCTTCTAAGGCGATCGCTTTGTTCTGTTGTCCCGTCATTTCGAGCTTACGCACACTGACATAGCCGGGCACTCCCTCCAGTTTCTTGTGTCTTCCACGATAGACCACTTCATAATCTTTCATCTGAAGTGGCTGGTTGACCCAGAGGAGGACATTTTCCTTGTTCAGCTCATCTTCCCAATCCCGCTTATAGGTAAGGCCAGACATGTTAATACTGACCGTATCCGAATAACCGGAAGAAAACATGATACCGATGAGCATCAATCCTATCCCGATATGGGCCAGTGACCCACCGGCCAGTTTGAAGGTGGATTTGCGAAGTAGCTTGGTAAGAATGGTGGCATTGGCCACCACAGTAAAGGTACCCGCC
Coding sequences within it:
- a CDS encoding lycopene cyclase domain-containing protein gives rise to the protein MERYLYLAINIATVLFPVLWSFERKVCYYKKWPFLFPSMAITAVVFLVWDHWFTDMSVWGFNDRYLSGIYLGNLPLEEYLFFITVPFSCIFIYEVLQYYLDDDTGVPYAKPITFLLMVFLFGLSAMNWQKWYTAVNFAFVAGLLAVHYIVFRSAILGRFYLFYLVHLIPFLVVNGALTGAFTPEPVVMYNNMENLSIRIFTIPIEDFVYSMGLMLMNVSLYQFFRQRKTISASVG
- a CDS encoding phytoene/squalene synthase family protein; this translates as MDALKLYHQTTKECSKLITQRYSTSFSLGIRTMDAALHQPIYGIYGFVRFADEIVDTFHHQDKKYLLDKFRKDTYEAMDLQFSLNPVLHAFQMVVHEYDITLDLIDAFLDSMAMDLDVSTYSDAKYKEYIYGSAEVVGLMCLKVFCNGDKRAYEKLKAPACKLGSAFQKVNFLRDIKSDYEERGRVYFPGVDYLTFDQRTKMAIEQDIQQDFDEAYKGIKQLPSGAKLGVKIAYLYYLNLFGKIKRLSPSTITAKRVRIPNIKKLSLLMGMYFGNKLGFE
- a CDS encoding phytoene desaturase family protein, which gives rise to MERKEVIVIGAGFAGIAAATTLAHQGFHVTVLEKNDSAGGRARKFTAEGFTFDMGPSWYWMPDIFENYFAKFGKQPSDYYDLVRLDPSYKVIFGPEEELLMPADPSALRALFESLEPGAGARLDQFLQQAARKYQVGIQDWVYKPCQSIWEFVQPGVFSDLIKLDLFQSMKKHVRSFFSNEKLIRIMEFPVLFLGQTAEKIPALYSMMNYADLVLGTWYPMGGMHEIIKAMVSLAEEQGVQFKFNAAVSHINTDNGKATGVTLQDGRTISADVVVAGADYHHVETMLLPHGSRNYSSDYWEKRTLAPSTLIFYLGVEGKVNGLSHHNLFFDEPLAPHAKAIYDQPDWPEKPLFYVCCPSKTDSSVAPEGKENLFILIPLAPGLEDTNKRREAYFDLVMDRLEKYTGQDIRGKVCYRRSYAHQDFIKDYNAFKGNAYGLANTLGQTAMLKPRLRNKKLSNLFYTGQLTVPGPGVPPSLISGQVVAGEVTKEYLSTSLQH
- a CDS encoding RNA polymerase sigma factor codes for the protein MTNVEFSYSLNEHSKSLRPFAMRLTKDMDDANDLVQETMLKAYTNRDKFSDGTNLRAWLYTIMKNTFFTRYQRMLRRGTFVDTTDNLHYINSGDFSIENKAHSKFALDDIYKCIGALNSAYKVPFMMYFKGFKYQEIADELNLPIGTVKNRIHLARKTLKGDLKVYKTN
- a CDS encoding ZIP family metal transporter, translating into MVIKILVLFLSALLSGLLAVVMPSWKEKNFKLILVFAGSYLFSITVLHILPELFANPDSAYYMGLYVLIGFLLQQVLEFLSSGIEHGHIHDQHHGKNTVWMVMIGLSLHALLEGTLLSQQPSLSGHHHGTETLLFGIIMHKAPAAFALVAVLSNSLKRSTVLFLLVIFALASPLGMLISSVAFSHQLLAAEVMDVLFGLVAGGFLHISTTIFFESSPHHKFHLTRLLVSLFAAFLAITSEYLI
- a CDS encoding FAD:protein FMN transferase, with the translated sequence MHKNARKNIIYSIILLLVVFLVYLYRQNQQAPPPPEPEKDGKTTITGKTMGTSYRIVYMDELSRDFKPSVDSLLEVFNASLSTYIPSSELSRFNQGDTLAFESVYLPTILKTSYDVYKRTDGAFDPTVGPLVNAWGFGPDGAQLKDSVDVFQLLRFVGFEKINFDTEKVWKTQPEVYLDFSAIAKGYGVDVVAGYLEDQGIEDMLVEIGGELVARGTNENGELWKVGVNQPSEDVSSRDIFSIIGLDNKGMATSGNYRNFYYKDSVRYSHTINPKTGNPVNHTLLSATVLAEDCMTADAIATAMMVMGTEKAIDLQDSQDNIDAFLIYSDSLGVHTFVSDKLKPYVSYIKGEKE
- the ruvB gene encoding Holliday junction branch migration DNA helicase RuvB — protein: MREDYLNGDDEHMNQTDKDFEKALRPLSFDDFTGQQKILDNVQVFVKAAKKRGEPLDHVLLHGPPGLGKTTLSHIIANELESSLKITSGPVLDKPSDLAGLLTNLEEGDVLFIDEIHRLNAVVEEYLYSAMEDFRIDIMLDSGPNARSVQITLNPFTLIGATTRSGLLTSPLRARFGINARLEYYDAKLLTTIVTRSANILKTPIDEIAAFEIARRSRGTPRIANTLLRRTRDFADIKGDGTITLEIAKIALDALDVDENGLDEMDNRILTTIIEKFKGGPVGISTIATACSEEGETIEEVYEPFLIQEGYLKRTSRGRIATELAYKHLNIRPHFGGQSGQLFEG
- the queG gene encoding tRNA epoxyqueuosine(34) reductase QueG, with protein sequence MMQEDNNAATIKQLAQELGFEFCGIAEAGFLEEEAPRLEAWLNRNYHGEMAYMANHFDKRLDPTKLVDGAKTVVSLVYNYYPEKKLPEGDKELKIAKYAYGKDYHFVIKDKLKSFLNRLKEEIGDVGGRAFVDSAPVMERQWAQKSGLGWQGKNSLLLNRKMGSFFFLAELIIDLKATPDNPVTKDYCGSCTRCIDACPTDAIVQPGVVDGSRCISYFTIELKEELPTSMKGKFENWMFGCDICQDVCPWNRFSQPHQEPEFLPHPELEEMTRRDWEEITQETFSKVFQKSAVKRTKLKGLQRNIRFLNDDNT
- a CDS encoding Rossmann-like and DUF2520 domain-containing protein, producing the protein MGKYKIAVIGTGNVAWHLAPALENAGHTVTEIYSRDFHRAEKIVNQLYTAEVKTDLDFSESQARVYIIAVADAAISQIADAIILPENSILVHTSGSMPLDVLNYSSASYTGIFYPLQSFSKSRQIEMDEVPFLLESDDQATLLCLKKLAKSLSPNCYVVKSKDRKALHIAAVFASNFTNHMIRIAEEVMRRQGLDFDMLQPLIIEQISKTLEIGAKAAQTGPAVRGDLNVLDMHHQFLNYNDQIAEIYKIISQDIIDAN